Below is a window of Variovorax sp. TBS-050B DNA.
GCAGTTCCTCAGCATGCTGCAGTACATCGCGCCGATCGTGGTGCTCGCGCTGATCTCGCGCAACCCGGCGTTCATCCGCATCAACATGCCCGCTTCCATCGGAAAGCCGTTCTACCCCGGTTCATAATCTCGCGTCCCGTTTCCCGCCAACCGTCCTTTTTTCGAGGATTTCGACAATGAACGACCTGAACAAGCGCTCCCTGCTCAAGCTCGCCGCCCTGACCGCGGTGGCTTCGGCAGCCCTGATCGGCTGCGGCAAGAAGGAGGAGCCCGCGGCACCGGCCGCAGCGCCCGCGCCGGCACCGGCCCCCGCGGCCGCCGCGCCCGCCCCGGCAGCGCCGCTCAACATCGCATTCGCCTACATCGGCCCGGTCGGCGACGGCGGCTGGACCTTCGCGCACGACAACGGCCGCAAGGCGCTCGAGAAGGAATTCGGCGACAAGATCAAGACCACCTTCGTCGAGAGCGTGCCCGAGGGCGCCGACGCCGAGCGCGTGTTCCGCGACATGGTCGGGCAGGGCAACAAGCTGATCTTCGGCACCACCTTCGGCTACATGGAGCCGATGCTCAAGGTCGCCAACGACACGAAGGACGTGAAGTTCGAGCATGCCACCGGCTACAAGACCGCCGAGAACATGCGCACCTACGACAGCCGCACCTACGAAGGCGCCTACATGGCCGGCATCATCGCGGGCGCGATGACCAAGAGCAACACGCTCGGCGTCGTCGGCTCGGTGCCGATCCCCGAGGTGCTGCGCAACATCAACAGCTTCACGCTCGGTGCGCAGTCGGTCAATCCGAAGATCACGACCAAGGTCGTCTGGGTGAACGAATGGTTCAGCCCGCCGAAGGAGACCGAGGCCGCCACCGCGCTGATCAACGGCGGCGCCGACATCCTGTTCCAGAACACCGACTCGCCGGCCGTGCTCAAGACCGCGCAGGAGAAGGGCAAGCGCGCCTTCGGCTGGGATTCCGACATGACCGCCTACGGCCCCAAGGCCCACCTCGCCTCGGCCACGATCAACTGGGCGCCGTACTACATCAAGGCCACCCAGGACGCGCTCGACGGCAAGTGGACCACCGGCCAGAGCTGGTGGGGCGTGAAGGAAGGCGCGATCGACATCGTCTCGATCGCCGAGGACGTGCCGGCCGAGGCCAAGGCCAAGGTCGAGGAAGTCAAGAAGGGCCTGAAGGACGGCAGCTTCGCGATCTGGAAGGGCCCGATCCTCGGCCAGGACGGCAAGGAAGTGGTCGCGAAGGACGCGGTCGCGGACGACAAGTTCCTCTCTGGCGTGAACTTCTACGTCAAGGGCGTCGAAGGCAAGGTGCCGGGCGGGGACAAGAAGTAAGCCGGACGGATCGCTTCGGCGACGCATGCGAGGAGGGCCGCGCACGAGCGGCCCTTTTCCCTTCTGCGGCATGCTCTAGCCGCCGCACTAGACGGGCCGAGGTCCCGATGGAAACATCGGGACATGCCGAAGGATCGCGCTGCACGGGCTTGGTGCGAAGCCTTCCGTAGCCTTGGCTCGTCCGAGAGCGAATCGTGGTACAGCGAAGGCTAAGCCTAAGCCTACGGTCAGACAGTTCACCAACTGTAATTTCAAGGCGGTCGTCGCTGAGGCCGCCATCGAGGCGCTCCAGAGCCATCGCGCGAGGCGTTGCTGTCTGAGATTTACGAGCGAGCTAGGACTTCGTTGCTTCCTGCTCAATGCGGCAAGAGCAGCCTGGTTCGTCTGGCGCTGCCATACGCTGATACAACTCGTACATAGTCGAGATGCGGAATACATGGAGGGCGATTGCCACGATCGATGTAAGGGCGTAGAGAAAGACGGCGTAGCAGAACGCGCCCCATGCCAAGTTGGCAATGGGCAGGGCACTGGCGATGTAGTCGGGCAGATTTGCCTGGAACCACATGCCCTTTGTCACGATAGCGAGAACGAGAGCTGCGACTTGGACCAGGATGAAGTGGACGAACGTCGCGCACAGCTCTCGGTAAACGGTCGGTCGAACGGCATTTTCCTCTTCCGCAGCGAGCGACGCGATGAACCGAGCGTCGCCAAAGGAGACGAAGATTGCGAAGCCTCCGAGGGTGAATCCAAGCAGATTTGGTAGCACGCTGATCACGGTGTCCCACCAATTTGGCGCGCTCCAAGTTCCCCAGCATAAAGGAGCAATCAGTAGAGCGACGTAAAGGTATGGCGAGCGGAGCAGTGCTCCGGAACCGCCATAGGCCACCCAGAAACGCTTGAAGATCGGGCTCGGTTTAGCCAAGGGAGTCTCCGGTTACCCCGCGGCAGCCCGTCGCACGACATCCGCGGCGGTCTCAATGTTCGTGTCGACGAACTCGTACCTTTGCAATGGGCGGTCCTTGGTCGAGTCCTCTATCGGGAGGCCATCGGCCGTTCTCCCGCGACCATAGACGATACCGTTGTTCGCGGCCACAGATGCCATCTCCCTTGTCTCAGCATCTGGCTCCAAGGTCTGGTTTCGCGCATGAACCAGCTCAAGCTTGGCTTTCGTCGTCTTCTGCTCTTCAAGCTTTCGAAGCCAGCGCTCTTCCGCGCTCTCGCCTGAATCAGGATTGGGTCGAACTAGCTCGATCCTCAAGTACTCGAGGCCAGGGAGATTGAGGATCTCGTCGACGGAAGTCCTCTCGGGAACAGCTGTAATGCTGATTTCAGGGAAATCGTGCGCCAGTGCCGTGGCCTTCAGGAGAGTTTCGAGGAAGCGCACTGCGGTGGCGGGGGCAAGTGAGTTCGTTTGATCGCGAGACACGTACCAGAGTTGGTGACGGCGCGCATTGAAGACGAATGGAATCCGCTGTAGGTGTGGTAACAGGTGGCCCGGGATGTTGATTGACTCAACGTCCTGCTCCGTTGCGGGCTCTTTCCTCTCGACGTTGAACCAGGGCTGGTCTGGGTCCAGCTTCACAAACCTATAGAACTCGCCCGACAGCAGAACGTCTTTGCCCTGTTGCTCGGGCCGATAGAGCGTGCCAAGCAGTACGCCGTGCAGTGATCCCATTCGTACGATCAGCCGTCGTCGAAACGCCTTCTGCAACAGTTCGACGTAGCGCTCCGTCGGGTGTGGAGCATGCATAGCAATGTTTATCGCGGCCAGCGTAATCCTGCGGTCCTTTGGCACGTATCCCTCCGGTTAAGAATTGTTTTGCCAGGATGGTAATCGAGCACGATGGATCTCGTCGCAGTGCCTTGAGGTGCTTTTTCGGACGGATGCGCAATTACCTCAGGCAACGCAGTCCAAGCCGAGAAGGCGAGCGAGTCAGGCTGTGTCACGGCGGACGGACGACGAGCCTCGGATGGTCAAACCGTCCGCATTTTGCAGAAGCGATATACCAGATTGAACTCGTCGGTCAGTGACGCCGCGGCCGCCTCGGCGAAGGCGGCGGCGCGATCACCTCCGCGGCGCTCTCGACGAAGCCCTGGATCCACCGCAGCCGCGGCGACGCGCGCAGCCACAGCATGCCGAAGCGCCGCGGCTCCGAGGGCAGCGGCAGCGCGATCTTCGCGATGCGCTGGCCGTCGAGCAGCGGCGAGGCGATGTCGGGCACCAGCGAGACGCCGAGGCCGCGGTCGACCATCATCGCGATCGCGAGCAGCGAACTGAGCTCGAAGCGTTCCTCGGGCACGATGCCCGCGGCGCGCAGGTAGCGGTCGGCCTGCTTGCCGCCGCCGAGGCGGCGGTCGTAGCGGATCAGCGGCGAGGTGCGCAGCAGCTCGTGCGGATCGCGCTTCGCGAGCCGGCTGGGCGCGAGCAGCACCAGCGGCTCCTCGCGCAGCAGCGACCAGTCGAAGGTCTTCGCGAGCGGGTAGGGCGGCGAAAGGCAGACGGCCGCATCGAGCTCGCCCTGCTGCACCGCGCGGCTCAGCGTGGCCGTGGTGCCCGACTGCAGGTACACCTTCACGCCCGGGTGCGTCTTCACGAAGCGCGCGAGGATGTCGGGCAGCAGGCTGTGGATGGCGGTGTTGATGGTGCCCACGAGCAGCTCGCCGCCGGCCGCATCGTCGCTCGCGAGCACCGCCTTGAGGTCGCCGACCTCGCGCAGCAGGTTGCGTGCGCGCTGCACCAGCCGGTGGCCCGCCTCGGTGGGCTGCACCGTGCGGCCTGCGCGTGCGACCAGCGGCGCCTGCAGCTCGCGCTCCAGCGTGCGGATCTGCTGCGCCACGGCGGCGGGCGTGAGGTCGAGGCGACGCGCGGCTTCCGACATCGAGCCCGATTCCACCACCAGAAGAAAGCTTTGCAGGTAGGCTGTTTCCATGAAAGATAGATTTTCTATCATCTGATCGTAGGCCGGCCGGCTTCTTTCACGCCGCGCGAATGCGCACACTGCGGCGCATGAGAAGCAAGCTGTTCGTTCCCGGCACGCGACCCGAACTGTTCGACAAGGCGCTCGGCGGCGCGGCCGACAGCGTGTGTTTCGACCTCGAGGATGCGGTCGCCGAGCCGCGCAAGGCCGAGGCGCGCGAGACCGTGCGCACCCTGCTGCAGGGCGGCGCCGCGGCCGCTTCGGGCAAGACCGTGATCGTGCGCGTCAACGCGATGGACACGCGGCACTTCGACGCCGACATCGCGGCCGTGGCCCGGCCCGGCGTGCACCTGATCAACCTGCCCAAGCCCGAGAGCCCGGCGCACGTGCGCAGCGCCGTCGAGGCCATCGAACGCGCCGAGCAGGCCCATGGCGTGGCCGCGCCGATCGGCCTGCTGCTCAACATCGAGTCGCCCGCCGCGCTGCGCACGGCCGCGCAGCTCGCGACCGCGCATCCGCGCGTGGCGGGGCTGCAGCTCGGCCTGGGCGACCTCTTCGAGCCGCTCGGCATCGCGCGGCGCGAGCCGGCCGCGATCCGGCAGGCGATGTTCGCGGTGCGCATGGCCGCGGGCGAGGCGAACGTGTGGGCCTACGACGGCGCCTTCGCGGACATCCGCGATGCCGAGGGCTTCCGCGCCGAGGCGATGCTCGCGCGCAACCTCGGCTTCCTCGGCAAGACCTGCATCCACCCGAGCCAGATCCGCGATCGCGAACGAGGTGTTCCGTCCCACCGACGAGGAGATCGCGCACGCCTGCAAGGTCGTCGAAGCCGCGCGCGAGGCCGATGCCTCCGGCGTGGGCGCCTACGTGGTGGACGGAAAGATGATCGACATCCCGTTCGTGATCCGCGCGCGCGCCATCGTCGCGAGCGCACGCAGCCTCGGCCTGCTGCCGGGCTGAGCCTGCTGCGCCTTCTTCCGCTTCCGTTCCCCGTTCCACAAGAAAACCAGGAGACAAGACAGATGCCCATTCCCTCGACCCTGCGCGCGCTCGCCTCGGCCGCCGCGCTCGCGGCCGGCCTGCTCTCGGCGGGCGGCGCCTCCGCGCAGGAGGCCTACCCCGCCAAGCCGATCACGATCGTCGTGCCGTATCCCGCCGGCGGCTCCAACGACACCTTCGCGCGCCAGGTGGCGAAGGAGCTCGGCGACGAACTCAGGCAGCCCGTGATCATCGACAACCGCCCCGGCGCGAGCGGCAACACCGGCACCGGCCAAGTCGCGAAGGCCGCGCCGGACGGCTACACGCTGGTGGCCGTGTCCTCGAGCATGACCACCAACGCGGCGGTGCAGGCGAAGATGCCCTTCGACCCGGTCACCGGCCTCGCGCCGGTGGCGATGTTCGCCAAGGGGCCTTTCATCGTCGCGGTCAACAACGAGTTCGCGGCCCGGACGCCGGCCGAACTGATCGCCGCGATCAAGGCGAAGCCCGGCCAGTACAACTACGCCTCCTCGGGCACCGGCAGCGTGAACCACTTCGCGACCGAGCTGCTCAAGGCCAAGGTGGGCGAGCTGCAGATCGCGCACATCCCCTACAAGGGCATGGGCCCGGCCGTGACCGACCTCGTGGGCAACCAGACGCAGCTGCTGATCTCGAGCGGGCCCTCGCTGCTGCCGATGGTGCGCTCGGGCAAGCTGCGCGCGGTGGGCATCACGAGCCTGAAGCCGAGCCCGGTCGCGCCCGAGCTCACGCCGATGGCGGCGGCCGTGCCGGGCTATGAATTCGAACTCTGGTGGGGTCTGCTCGCACCGGCCGGGACGCCTGCCGACGTCGTTGCCAAGCTCAACGCCACCGTCAACCGCATCCTCGCCAAGCCCGCCATTGCGGCCAATTTCCTGAAGGAAGGCGCGATCGCCACGCCGCTGTCGAGCGCGCAGTTCGGCGCCGTGATCGCCGAGGACGTCGCGCGCTGGAAGAAGCTCGCGAAGCAACAGAACATCACCGCAGACTGAGGAACCACCGATCCATGAGCCTCCACGCCTCCCCAGACGACGCCAGCCTGCCCGCACGCCCCGGCCCCGCCGGCCCGCTGAGCGGCCTGCGCGTGCTCGACCTGAGCGCCTACATCGCGGGGCCCTACGGCTGCTCGCTCCTGGCGGACCAGGGCGCGGAGGTCATCAAGATCGAGCCGCCCGCGGGCGACAACCTGCGCAAGTACCCCTCGACGCTGGAGGCCGAGAGCCGCGCCTTCGTGGGCGTGAACCGCAGCAAGCTCGGCGTGGTGCTCGACCTCAAGACGCCCGAGGGCCTGGCCGCGCTGATCGCGCTGGTGCGCACGGCCGACGTGCTGGTGCACAACTTCCGCCCCGGCGTGCCGCAGCGCCTGGGCATCGGCTACGAGCAGCTGCGCGCCGTCAATCCGCGCCTGGTCTACTGCAGCCTCACGGGCTACGGCGAGGCTGGCCCGCTCGCCGGCAAGGCCGGCTACGACCAAGTGCTGCAGACCATGACCGGCATGTGCACGCTGCAGGGCCAGCGCGGCGGCCCGCCCGAGATCCTCTACGGCTCGGTGGTCGACTACTACGCGGCCGCGCTGGTGGCGTCCGGCGTGGCGTCGGCGCTCTACGAGCGCGAGAAGAGCGGCGAGGGCCAGTTCGTCGGCATCTCGCTGCTGCGCTCGGCGCTCACGATGCAGTCGGCGCGGCTGGTGTGGGCCGAGGGCGAGCCGAAGGACGTGGGCCGCGACATGCGCTCGGGCGGCATCACCGGCATCCATCCCACGCGCGAGGGCCACATCTACATCTCGGCCAACACGCCGCATTTCTGGCAGGCGCTGTGCGCCAAGACCGGCCTGGCCGACCTCGCGGCGGACGAACGCTACGACACGGTGCGCAAGCGCGCGCAGCATGCGGCCGAGATCGTGCCGCGGCTGCGCGAGGCGCTGGCCGCGCGCAGCGCCCTCGAATGGGAGGAGCGCTTCGGCGAAGAGGTGCCCTGCGCCGCCCGCGCGCTCGGTCGAGGACATGTTCGACCATCCGCAGGTGCTCGCCGAAGGCATGGTGGCCGAGTTCGCGCATCCCGTGCTGGGCAGCTACCGCGGCTTCACGCGCGCCGTGACCTTCGGCCGCACGCCGGGGCCCGAGCCCTTCGCCGCGCCCACGCTCGGGCAGCACACCGAGGCGGTGCTCGCGGCGCAGCGCGCGGGGCGGGTGGAATGAGCGGGCACGAAGTGCCGCACAGCAGCGGCACGCATGCGCCCGCGGCCCGCGCGCCCGCGCTCGCCTGCGATGCGCACATCCACGTGTACGACCGCGGCTTCGCGCTCGTCGGCTCGCCCGACGCGATGCTCGACCACGCCACCGCCGGCGACTACCGCCTGCTGCAGCGGCGCATCGGCACCGAGCGCGCGGTGGTGGTGCAGCCGCGCGTGCACGGCACCGACAACAGCGTGACCCTGCATGCGATCCGCGTGCTCGGCGCGGCGCGCGCGCGCGGCGTGGCGGTGCTGCGGCCCGACGTGGGCGATGCCGAACTCGAGCGGCTGCACGCGGGCGGCATTCGCGGCATCCGCTTCACGCTCTACACCGCCGCGCAGGCGATGACCGACTTCTCGATGGTCGAGCCGCTCGCGCACCGCGTGCACCAGCTCGGCTGGCATGTGCAACTGCACTGGAGCGCCGCGCAGATCGCCGCGCATGCGGCGCTGCTCGCGCGGCTGCCCGGCACGGTGGTGTTCGACCATCTCGCGCGGCTGCCGCTGCCCGATGCGCTGTCGCATCCGGCCTACGAGGTGGTGAGCCGGCTGCTCGACAACGGCCGCACCTGGATCAAGCTCTCCGGCGCCTACCTCGACTCGCGCGCCGGCGCGCGGGGCGGCTATGCCGACACGACGAGCGTCGCCCGCGCCTGGGTGCGGCAGGCGCCCGAGCGCCTGGTCTGGGGCAGCGACTGGCCCCATCCCACCGAGCGCGCCGCCAAGCCCGACGACGCGCAGCTCTTCGACCTGCTGAGCCAGTGGGTGCCCGATGCGGCCGCGCGCCACCGCGTGCTGGTCGACAACCCGGCGCGCCTCTACGACTTTCCTGCAACCGCCAACCCCGAGAATCCCGAATGAAGAAGAGACTGGTCCTGAAATCGATCGCCGCCCTGGCCGCCTGCGTGCCGCTGCTGGGCTGGGCCGCCTGGCCCGAGAAGCCGATCCGCATGGTCGTGCCCTATGCGGCGGGCGGCGGCGCCGACAACACCGCGCGCATCGTCGCGCAGCAGATGAGCGCCGCGCTCGGCCAGCAGATCATCATCGACAACCGGCCCGGCGCGGGCGGCGTGATCGGCGCCGACAACGTGGCCAAGGCGCCCGGCGACGGCTACACCGTGCTCTACGACGCCTCGGCCTTCTCGGTCAATCCGTCGCTGCGCAAGCTGCCCTTCGACGCCGCGAAGGACTTCATTCCCGTCTCGCTGGTCGCCACCGCGCCGCAGATCCTCGTGGTGCCGGTCTCGGCGCCGTACAAGACCGCGGCCGAGTTCATCGATCATGCGCGCAAGAACCCCGGCAAGCTGAGCTTCGCCTCGGCCGGCGGCGGCACCGGCTCGCACCTCGCGGGCGAGGCGCTCAACGAGCAGGCGAAGATCAACCTGCTGCACGTGCCCTACAAGGGCGGCGCACCCGCGCTGACCGACGTGATGGGCGAGCAGGTCTCGGCCTACTTCGGCAACGTGGCCTCGACCATCGGCTACGTGCAGTCGGGCAAGCTGCGCGCGCTGGCCGTGAGCTCGTCCAGGCGCGTGCCGGGGCTGCCCGACACGCCCACGCTCGCCGAAAGCGGACTTCCGGGCTACAACGTGGTCGAGTGGAACGGCGTCTTCCTGCCCAAGGGCACGCCCGCGGCCATCGTGCAGCAGCTCGGCAAGGCGGTGCAGGCCGCGGTCCACGATGCCAAGGTCAAGGAGAAGCTGCTGCAGCTCGGCCTCGAGCCCGCGGGCACCACGCCCGACGCCTTCGCGAAGTTCGTGAGCGCCGAAACGGCCCGCGTGGGCGCGCTCGTGAAGGCGCGGCACATCCGCGTCGACTGAAGGGGTTCGGCCGGCGGCGGCGCAAAGGCTGCAATACTCGGCCGTTTCGTTCCGTGCGGGCCCGTGCCGGCCCGCGCCGCGACGCCGACGACCCCATGAGAAGCCTCCCCACCGACGCCACCACCTCGCTCGCGCTGATCGACGCCTGCTCGCAGGCCTCCCTCGAACTCCTGGAACGCAACCTCACGCCGCACGGCATCCTGGCGGCGGCACGCACCGAGGCCGCCGTGGCGCGGCGCTACACGCGCATCTTCGGGCGCGACGCCGCGATCTGCGTGATGGCGATGTGCGGCAGCGGCGTGCCGGCGCTTGAGCAGGGCGCGGTCGCGAGCCTCGATGCGCTCGCGGCGCAGCAGGCGCCGAACGGGCAGATTCCCAAGTACGTCGACCCCGAGGGGCTCGATGCCGACTTCTGGTATCTCGGCTGCATCGATGCCACGCTCTGGTGGCTGATCGCGGTGGACCATGTGCGGCGCCACGGCACGGTCGGCGCCGCGCACTGGTCGCGCGAGGCGGAGCGCGCGATCGCCTGGCTGCTCGCGCAGGAGCACCAGCACTTCCGGCTGCTGCAGCAGAACGAGGCCAGCGACTGGGCCGACATCATGCCGCGCTCGGGCTACGTGCTCTACACCAACGCGCTCTGGTACGAGGTGAAGCAGCGCTACGCGCTCGCCGAGGCCGAGGCCACGCACTATCACTTCAACCACCTCTTCAACCCGTTCCAGCGCGACCTGCCCGAGTACCACCGCGCACGCCTGCTGCGCCACTACGCACGCCGCGGCCGCGACGATCCCGGCCTGTACCTGAGCTTCGTCAACCTGTCGTTCACCGGCAACGAAGGCGACGTGTTCGGCAACGTGCTCGCGATCCAGTGCGGCCTGGCCGATCCCGCGTTCGCGCGGCGGATCGCCGGCACCGTCTCGGCCGCGCGCGCGGCCGACCCGTACCCGGTGCGCGTGGTGCTGCATCCGCTCACGCGCGAGCATCCGCTGTGGCGGCCCTACATGGCGCGGCACCAGCAGAACGTCGTGCACCAGTACCACAACGGCGGCATCTGGCCCTTCGTGGGCGGCTTCTGGGTCATGGCGCTCGCGCGCGTCGGCGCGCACGACGAGGCATGGCGCGAACTCGCGCGGCTCGCCCATGTGAACCAGCTCGGCGGCTGGCGCTTCACCGAATGGTTCCACGGCCGCACGCTGGTGCCGATGGGCATGGCGGGACAGAGCTGGAACGCCGCCGCCTTCCTGCTCGCGCGGCGGGCGTTGCAGGGGGACGGGGCGGCGTGGTGAGGCCGTCCGGCGCGCCGCATCCATCGAGCCCATACGGTTTCGCGCATCGCGGCGGCCGCGCGAGCCCTTATGCTGTGCGCGACAACGACCTTCCGCGCGAGACCCCACCATGACCGACTTCCGCCCCGCCTACGACCCGCGCTTCGACGCCATCGCACCCGAGCGCCTGCCCGAGCTGCTCCGCGCCATGCCCAAGGCCGAGCTGCACATGCACATCGAAGGCTCGCTCGAGCCCGAGCTGATCTTCGCGCTCGCGCAGCGCAACGGCGTCGCCATCCCCTACGCGAGCGTCGAGGAACTGCGAAAGGCCTATGCCTTCACCAACCTGCAGAGCTTCCTCGACATCTACTACGCCGGCGCGAGCGTGCTGCTGAAGGAGCAGGACTTCTTCGACATGGCCTGGGCCTACCTCGAGCGCGCGGCGGCCGACCACGTGGTTCATACCGAGATGTTCTTCGACCCGCAGACCCACACCGCGCGCGGCGTGCCGATGCAGACGGTGATCGACGGCCTGCACCGCGCCTGCGTCGAGGCGAAGGCGAAGCTGGGCGTGAGCGCTTCGCTGATCCTGTGCTTCCTGCGCCACCTGAGCGAGGACGAGGCCTTCGAGACGCTCGAACAGGCGCTGCCGTTCCGCGACCGCTTCATCGGCGTGGGGCTCGACTCGAGCGAGGTCGGCCATCCGCCCGAGAAGTTCGCGCGGGTGTTCGCACGTTGCCGCGCGCTCGGCCTGCACCTCGTCGCGCATGCGGGCGAGGAGGGCCCGCCCGCCTACGTCTGGAGCGCGCTCGACGTGCTGCACGTGGAGCGCGTGGACCACGGCGTGCAGAGCGCGAAGGACCCGGCGCTGATGCAGCGGCTCGCCAAGGAACGCATCCCGCTCACCGTGTGCCCGCTGTCGAACCTCAAGCTCTGCGTGTTCCCGGACCTGGCGCAGCACAACCTCGGCGCGCTGCTCGACGCGGGGCTCGTGGCCACGGTCAATTCCGACGACCCGGCCTACTTCGGCGGCTACATGAACCAGAACTTCACCGAGACCTTCGCCGCCACCGGCCTCGGCGTGCGCCATGCCTGGCAGCTCGCGGCCAACAGCTTCGAAGGCAGCTTCATCGACACGGCCGCCAAGCGCGCCTACGTCGAGAGGCTCGATGCGGTGTTCGCGCGCTTCGCCGGCGCCTGAGCTGGCACCAGCAGCGGCATCGCGACCAGCGCGCAGGCGCTCGCCGCGAGCCACACCAGCGGCCAGCCCTGCAGCGCGAGCAGGTGCGGGATCGAGAACGGCGTGACGAAGCAGACCAGGAACACGCTGGTGTTCGCCATGCCGAGCGCCGTCCCCGCGCGCGCCGCGCCGGCCAGCGTCGCCAGCTCGGTGTAGGCCACGCCGTGCCAGGCCGAGACGCAGACGCCGCAGGCCGCGAGCAGCAGCACCAGCGCGATGCGCAGCGCCGCCGAATCGGCCGCCTGCGGGCCCGCGGCCAGTGCCAGCAGCGCGAGCGCCGCGAACAGCAGCAGGCTCAGCCCGCTGCAGGCGCGCAGGTAGGCCGGCCGGTTGCCGCGCCGGTCGGTCCAGCGGCCGCTCCAGACGCGCATCACCATCGCCCCGACCTGCACCGCCACCATCGCGGCCGTGATCGTGCCCAGGCCCGCATGGCCGAAGTCGTGCAGGAACACGGTGCCGAAGGACAGCACCGCGAACTGCGGCGCGCAGAGGATGCCGATGCCCGCGACGATGCGCCACACGCGCGGATCGCGCAGCGGCCCGGTTCGCGCGGCCGTCGCAGCCAAGGCCGCGGTCGACGCCGCCGGGGGCTGTGCGGCGCGCTCGGGCGGCGGCTCGTGCACCCAGGCCCAGGCCATCCAGGCGCTGAGGGCGCACAGCAGCGCGAGCACGCCGTAGAGCGCGGCAAAGCCCGCATGCAGCGCAAGCCAGGGCAGCACCAGCGCGCCGATGCCGCCGCCCAGCGGCACGGCGGTCTGGCGGATGCTCATCGCGAGGCCGCGCTCGCCCGGCGCGAACCAGGTCATCACCGCGCGGCCGCTGGCGCCGTTCACGCTGCCGCCGAGCAGCCCGACCAGCAGCAGCCCGCCGCCGAGCAGGCCCAGACCCGGGATATGGCCCGCCACGGGTGCGGCCCAGAGCGCCATCGCGGCGAGCGCGAGCGCGGTGGCGCCCAGGCCCAGCAGCAGCACGGGGCGGTCGCCCCAGCGGTCGGTCAGCAGGCCCCAGGGCAGTTCGCTGACCGCGATGCCCAGGCCCATGAGGCCGAGCACCAGGCCGAGGGTGGCGTTGTCGAGCTGGTAGCCC
It encodes the following:
- a CDS encoding BMP family ABC transporter substrate-binding protein — its product is MNDLNKRSLLKLAALTAVASAALIGCGKKEEPAAPAAAPAPAPAPAAAAPAPAAPLNIAFAYIGPVGDGGWTFAHDNGRKALEKEFGDKIKTTFVESVPEGADAERVFRDMVGQGNKLIFGTTFGYMEPMLKVANDTKDVKFEHATGYKTAENMRTYDSRTYEGAYMAGIIAGAMTKSNTLGVVGSVPIPEVLRNINSFTLGAQSVNPKITTKVVWVNEWFSPPKETEAATALINGGADILFQNTDSPAVLKTAQEKGKRAFGWDSDMTAYGPKAHLASATINWAPYYIKATQDALDGKWTTGQSWWGVKEGAIDIVSIAEDVPAEAKAKVEEVKKGLKDGSFAIWKGPILGQDGKEVVAKDAVADDKFLSGVNFYVKGVEGKVPGGDKK
- a CDS encoding DUF4747 family protein; its protein translation is MPKDRRITLAAINIAMHAPHPTERYVELLQKAFRRRLIVRMGSLHGVLLGTLYRPEQQGKDVLLSGEFYRFVKLDPDQPWFNVERKEPATEQDVESINIPGHLLPHLQRIPFVFNARRHQLWYVSRDQTNSLAPATAVRFLETLLKATALAHDFPEISITAVPERTSVDEILNLPGLEYLRIELVRPNPDSGESAEERWLRKLEEQKTTKAKLELVHARNQTLEPDAETREMASVAANNGIVYGRGRTADGLPIEDSTKDRPLQRYEFVDTNIETAADVVRRAAAG
- a CDS encoding LysR substrate-binding domain-containing protein — protein: METAYLQSFLLVVESGSMSEAARRLDLTPAAVAQQIRTLERELQAPLVARAGRTVQPTEAGHRLVQRARNLLREVGDLKAVLASDDAAGGELLVGTINTAIHSLLPDILARFVKTHPGVKVYLQSGTTATLSRAVQQGELDAAVCLSPPYPLAKTFDWSLLREEPLVLLAPSRLAKRDPHELLRTSPLIRYDRRLGGGKQADRYLRAAGIVPEERFELSSLLAIAMMVDRGLGVSLVPDIASPLLDGQRIAKIALPLPSEPRRFGMLWLRASPRLRWIQGFVESAAEVIAPPPSPRRPRRH
- a CDS encoding tripartite tricarboxylate transporter substrate binding protein gives rise to the protein MPIPSTLRALASAAALAAGLLSAGGASAQEAYPAKPITIVVPYPAGGSNDTFARQVAKELGDELRQPVIIDNRPGASGNTGTGQVAKAAPDGYTLVAVSSSMTTNAAVQAKMPFDPVTGLAPVAMFAKGPFIVAVNNEFAARTPAELIAAIKAKPGQYNYASSGTGSVNHFATELLKAKVGELQIAHIPYKGMGPAVTDLVGNQTQLLISSGPSLLPMVRSGKLRAVGITSLKPSPVAPELTPMAAAVPGYEFELWWGLLAPAGTPADVVAKLNATVNRILAKPAIAANFLKEGAIATPLSSAQFGAVIAEDVARWKKLAKQQNITAD
- a CDS encoding amidohydrolase family protein, translating into MSGHEVPHSSGTHAPAARAPALACDAHIHVYDRGFALVGSPDAMLDHATAGDYRLLQRRIGTERAVVVQPRVHGTDNSVTLHAIRVLGAARARGVAVLRPDVGDAELERLHAGGIRGIRFTLYTAAQAMTDFSMVEPLAHRVHQLGWHVQLHWSAAQIAAHAALLARLPGTVVFDHLARLPLPDALSHPAYEVVSRLLDNGRTWIKLSGAYLDSRAGARGGYADTTSVARAWVRQAPERLVWGSDWPHPTERAAKPDDAQLFDLLSQWVPDAAARHRVLVDNPARLYDFPATANPENPE
- a CDS encoding tripartite tricarboxylate transporter substrate binding protein, coding for MKKRLVLKSIAALAACVPLLGWAAWPEKPIRMVVPYAAGGGADNTARIVAQQMSAALGQQIIIDNRPGAGGVIGADNVAKAPGDGYTVLYDASAFSVNPSLRKLPFDAAKDFIPVSLVATAPQILVVPVSAPYKTAAEFIDHARKNPGKLSFASAGGGTGSHLAGEALNEQAKINLLHVPYKGGAPALTDVMGEQVSAYFGNVASTIGYVQSGKLRALAVSSSRRVPGLPDTPTLAESGLPGYNVVEWNGVFLPKGTPAAIVQQLGKAVQAAVHDAKVKEKLLQLGLEPAGTTPDAFAKFVSAETARVGALVKARHIRVD
- a CDS encoding glycoside hydrolase 100 family protein, translating into MRSLPTDATTSLALIDACSQASLELLERNLTPHGILAAARTEAAVARRYTRIFGRDAAICVMAMCGSGVPALEQGAVASLDALAAQQAPNGQIPKYVDPEGLDADFWYLGCIDATLWWLIAVDHVRRHGTVGAAHWSREAERAIAWLLAQEHQHFRLLQQNEASDWADIMPRSGYVLYTNALWYEVKQRYALAEAEATHYHFNHLFNPFQRDLPEYHRARLLRHYARRGRDDPGLYLSFVNLSFTGNEGDVFGNVLAIQCGLADPAFARRIAGTVSAARAADPYPVRVVLHPLTREHPLWRPYMARHQQNVVHQYHNGGIWPFVGGFWVMALARVGAHDEAWRELARLAHVNQLGGWRFTEWFHGRTLVPMGMAGQSWNAAAFLLARRALQGDGAAW